atatcaaatcactatgttgtgtaacaggaactaaTAGTGTTGTGGGTTAATTATACTTCAAAGATAAACTCCtaaaaaaagagatcagatttgtagtTACCAGAGGTGGGGAGTTGACAGGAGTGGGGAATTGGATAAAGGTAATCAAAAGATTTAGACTCCCAGTTGTAAGAGGAATATGTGCAACCTGATAAATGATTAACACTGATGTATGTTATATATGGAAGTGGTTAAGaaaacaaatcctaaaagaaaagaaaaagaaaacaaatcctaTGAGTTCTGatcataaggaaaaaaattttttaataaaaataaaggagttCAAAACTCTCctgaattttaaaacacaatGATGGCAAGCAGAAGATGTCTATAAGCAACATGGACAGCTAGATCTTCTACCAGAATGTGGCCTCTGTGAACTGTGGCATTCATATGAATGAAACATTTTTGAAGAAAAGATGTTTTAACACAATGATGTCCAAGCAAAGAGATAGCGAAACCAAAATTGAGGATTTGACTAGATTTCTGGCTAGATACTATACAAGTGTGCACTCTAATACATTGAACCACCACTGCAACTTCTAATAATAATTTGATTTCTATATAGACTTTTCTACTAAGaagatggcaaatagatggggaaacagtgacagactttatttttttgagctccaaaatcactgcagatggtaactgaagccatgaaattaaaagacacttactctttggaaggaaagttatgaccaacctagacagcatattaaaaagcagacacattactttgccaataaaggtccatctaggcaaggctatggtttttccagtagtcatatggatgtgagagttggactataaagaaagctgagtgccgaagaactgatgcttttgaactgtgtggtattggagaagactcttgagagtcccttggactgtaaggagatccaaccagtccatcctaaaggaggtcagtcctgggtgttcattggaaggactgatgttgaagctgaaactccagtactttggccacctgatgcaaagagctgattcatttgaaaagatcctgatgctgagaaagatgaaggtaggaggagaaggggacgacagaggatgagatggttgggtggcatcaccgacacagtggagatgagtttgagtaaactccaggatttggtgatggacagggaggtctggcgtgctgtggtccatggggttgcaaagagttggacacaactgggcaactcaCCTGAGCTGAACTAAGATAATGTCTCAACCAACCTGGGCTCCCTGTAAATTAATAGGTTTACatcaatatttcaaatattctgagattggaaaaattaaatttctagGTTTTCAGAGCTGTGGACTATTAGGCCTGGGCATTTTTTTTTACCTCAACTTTAAGGATAGGCATTTAATAGTTATTTTATAGTTGACAGGGAAATCTCTTTGTCACCTGAAAGTTCCTATTTGCTTTTGTATCTCTGATGCCTGATAATAGTACCTGGTATATAGTAGGCATTCAAGAAACATCTGCTGAAGGAATATAGTCCTTAACTTTTAGGGAGGGCTCacaaacttctttaaaaattttatttttaaatttattttatttattggctgtgccaggtcttagttgtggtatgtggggtctagttccctgaccagggattgaacctgggccccctgcattggaagtgcagagtattttaagcactggaccaccaggaaagtcctttacAGACTTTCAAACATGAGAATCTGATAAAAGTTATGAACCTTTATTCAGGTCCTGTCTGTGCCCTGCCCATATTCCCTCAGCCTATCCTGGAGTTCACTAAAGCTTTGACAGGCAAATCCTATACAAGCCCATAGCTCTCTACTTTAAACACCTGAGTATTCTCCTTGCCTGGAAATGTCAGCAGAGTTAATATTCCCCATAGCAATCTATAACCAATGAGAGATGGGATTTGATAGCTAAATATTCCAATTTCTACCCCTCCTCAGTGAGGCAATTCTAAAGTATGTTTTACAATAGAGTTTCTCAAAATTTACTAACACATAAAAATCACCCAGAGAgattaataaaacataaattcttgaatttccatattttttggccagagtttgcaggatcttagttacccaaccagggttcgaacccaggtccctgGCAGTGAGAGCATCAAATCTTAACCTctagacagccagggaattcccttgaatTTGTGATTTTAATCAAACTTCTAGGAGAAAATGATACTGCCagtccatggaccacactttaACATTTTTTCTCAGAGAGTTGCCAGTGAGAATCAGCCCCATTTGCCCAAAAATTTATTGGCCTTCTTCTCACTCCCTTACACTGCTTAGATTCTTGGATCACCTCCCAAATTTACTACTTGTATCCAAATTTCTGTTTCAGCATCTACTGGGGGGAAATCCAAACTATGACAACTCTTCTTAGAAAAATGCATATAGACATAGTTTTGTGTATTACTTAGAAGTatgacttcccttgtgactcagctggtaaagaatccgcctgcaatgcgggagacctgggttcgatccctgggttgggaagatcccctggagaaaggaaaggctacccactccagtattctggcctggagaattccatggactgtatagcccatggggtggcagagtcagacacaattgagcaactttcactttcacttcactttagaaGTATGAATCCTCTGAAATTTATTTAGGTTGTAAAGGAAAGTGACCAGAGTAAGTATCATGTGACTCTATGTCCATGAAAACTGAATGAGTCTAGGTAGAGTCTAGGAACTTATTATAATCCTTAATGGCTCATGGAATGAACTGAATTCAGCCAGCTCTCCTTAGAAGTTACTTCCCCAGATCCTAGTAAGTCATCTATTTTTCCTGGTCTGCATCAAACTCTTTATTTTGTGAAACGTAAGAGTAAATCTGGGACTCTAAAGAAAACCcatgctggcttccctggtggtccagtggttaagaatctgccttgcaatgcaagggacaccagtttgatccctggtttgggaagatacatATGCCAgggagcaagtaagcccatgcaccacaactgatgagccagtgctctagagcccgtgagccacaactacagagtctacacgctgcaactgctgaagcccaagtgcctcaagcctgtgttctgcaacagaagccgcctcaatgagaagcccacacacagcaattaAGAATAgtccccgcttgctgcaactagagaagggccAAGCATAGCAACAATGACCCacaacagtctaaaaaataatagtaataaataaataaatcttaaaaaaatacaataaaacttgAAAGAAACCCCATGCTTGAATCAATAAAAAGAGTATTGTTACTCATTCCTATTGGACTTTGATGGTTTCTTCCCAATTATACTGCTTTCTGGACATGATTGCACTTGCCCCTATGACCCTTAGATCTTTTCTTGATGTTTTCACACAGAGCCAGGCATACCATAACTGCAGCTGGCTTCTCCCACTTCCTTCTCAATTCCAACATGGCTCCCTATTCTACTCCATCCTTTCAGGAACCTGTAACCTTTGACAGATATTCCTAAATTCACCCTGGTGTCATCTGGAAGTCTTATGGCATTCTGTCATTCTGTGATAATTGGATAATCTTGATTATCCCAGTTTCTAATCAGCTACATAAACAGAATTAACACCAGGGTCACCAACGCCTAATTTCCTAAACACAGCACACAATTACTTCTTAGCTTTGCCCACTCAGGGGCCAGGACGTGTGTTTGTGCTGACTGTCTTATGTACTACTGAATAAATTTGTCTTTGTATACACCTATGAATGTGGTTTGGTGGGTGTGGATATGAGTGTGGATATGTAATCAGAACTCAGGTCTGGTCTTGAAGTCTGAATAATGAATGTATGGTATTTTACTTTAATTAGTCCCTGTGCATTGTTAGCCTCAGTTTTTGTCTGCCCTCAAATATCAGAGGAAGAATGAGTTCATTTCCTTGAAGTTTATTAACTGTTACTGAAGGCAGAGCAAATTCCATAAAAGAGCAGGTTCCATACAGAGCAGTGGAAGGGGAGCTCTGAGTTggtaagaaaagatgcttggagtgGGGACtttgagtgaaaagtgaaaagaaagatctttcctttctttttccctccagTCCCACAAGGATCCTGGATTTTCAGTGGGGGTATCCTGCTCAGCATTCCCTCTCCAAAATGGAACCAGAGAGGGGAAACTTGATACAAAGTAGAGGTGGAAACACCTCACAGCTCCTCGGTTTCTCCATCCAAGGGGATGCTAATATCCACATTGTAGTCTACAGGCTCCCCGGAGCTCAGCCAGGGAATAGGGGTTCGATTGAAAGAAGGCCTGTTGGAGAGGTTCTGGTTGTAGAGAACTAGGGGTTCGCTCAGCAAGGGCCCCAAGTCAAACTTGGGCATCTGGAAGGTCATGCGTTTGGAGGCCTTCTCATATCCACCATAAGGCATTGCTGTCctgaaaaggagaaacatgatttcattaaaaaccagaacaaaagaaaaagtttgtcAGTGAAATGTTACCCTGTTTGAAGGATGGAGAAGTCTGTGAATTCCAGTTTAAGATCACTTCTGcactgctttttcttcttctcccttaGTAATCCATTCCACCTTCTGGTTTGCTTGCTTCCCCAAGGCTAATAAAGAGAAAAGTAGTCTAGAGGGTACTAACCAGTCTCATGGATAGCTGTGATCCAAACCAGTCACATTTCAGAAAAATGGACACCAAACACTACAGGCCCATGGGTCTGAGATCACCTTAAATTATAGTGTAGAGACCTCCCTCAAAACCCCTACCCCACCTCCAGCAGATAATGTGTGCCCTAAATGAGAAGAATTAACATTTCCTGGCAAATCCAGGCACCTCAGGAccaaagagcttccctggtagctcaactggtaaagaatccgcctgcaatgcaggagaccctggtttgatccctgggttgggaagatcccctggagaagggaatggctacccactccagtattttggcctggggaattccatggactacagtccatggggtcccaaagaatcgggcatgactgagcaactttcactcactcactcactcacttaggACCAAAAGCAAAAGCATTTCTCTAGTGCTTCCCTGTCCTGTTTTCACACAGTCTAGAGAGGCTTAGCTCCAAAAGGATCGGTATTTGAGCCTTATtaaagtaggggcttccctggtgactcagaccgtaaagaatctgcctgcaatgcaggagatctgggtttgatccccaggtggggaagatcccctggactaggtgaactagggaatggcaacccactccagtattcttgcctggagaattccatggacagaggagcatggcaggctacagtccacggagtcacaaagagttggacacaactgaacaactaacactttcacttcacgttTTACTTCAAAGTAGGGAATAAAGAAACAGAATCTTCAATAACATTATAATAACTTTGTGTGGTacgtaatctataaaaatactgtgtcactgttgtacacctgaagacAATATAatgttgtaagtcaactatacttcaatggaaaaagaaaagagaaatagaattcTACTATAAGGACAGTAATGAAAATTATAACTTTGAATGAAGGGACCCCCCCGCCAAGAGCCCTTTACATGTGTGTAatatattattcccatttcacagtcAAGGCAACGAAGTTTCAGAAGTAGGGTTACTTTCCCACACAGCTAATAACAATGAACCAAAATTCAGTTCCTGCCTCCTAGCGAATTTTTCCTTCATCATACCATGCTGTTTCTCTGAGCTAGACTGAAAAGAGCAAAAGCCTTCAATTAGGGCCCCCATATTACTCCTATGCCTCCTCAGTCTCCTTCTGAAACATCTGAACCAAAGTCTCCATTCCAACTAAGGACATGTTGCCATACACTGGAATGCATCAGGTTCCTTTCTCATCCCCCTTACCTGTTGAAGGACTTATACTTAGGGAGTTCAGCTTTGGCCCCGTAGGCCAGAAGGTCGATGCCAAGTTCCACTTTCTGCTGGGGGTCAACGCCCATGGCTTTCTCCCATGGGGAAATATAGGTCTTAAACACAGTGACATGTTTTCCATCTCCACCTGCCTGGTTGTCTGGCAGCCGAGGGAGAGAAATAATAGTCAAATGATAGCAGTtaggaggaaatggaaattagTCTAGAACTCTGTACTAAAGAAGTCACTAGGGGCTGGGGACCAAAGGTAAAACATGCTAGTAATTGTTTATGGTTTGCGAAACCATGATAGCCTGGAGTCAGATATGTGATGAATGAGAGAATGCTGACTGAGGGATAGGACTTCTGGGTGGAATAGACATGTCTCTGTATCCTTCTGGACCCAGAAGACCCATCAAGATATCTCAACAGGCCTCTCCTGCATCCAACACCCAGTCCAGGCCTCATTCCTGGGGATTTCTCTGCTTTAGGGACCAGACACTTGACTCTTGGGTGAGGATACTTGCCTGTTCCTGTCTCGCCAACCCCTGCTGTGCCAGCAGCACCTCCTCTGCCTGCATGGCCCCCAGGACCACCTGCACCCCCAGATCCAGGGCCAGAGCCAGACCCAGAGCCCTGACGATGGTGTTGCTGGTCAGAGCCAAACTGGCCGGCAGAGCCACTTCTCCCTGCCTGGCCTCCGGCACTGCTCTTGCTATAGGAGAATCCCTGGCCGGCCGTCCCCAGCTGTCCCCCCACTGTGGGAATGAACTTCTGGAAGTGATCCTGAAAAGAAAGGACAGAGCGAGGGGAAGGTTAGCAGTGGGCACAGAGAATACCATACCAAGTATGAAGTGATCAGAGACAATGGGCAACTCAAAGACGCCGAATCCTCTGAGACACCCCCATCCGCTAGACGTTAGTGGATAAACCTGACCGACAGAAATTGAACTCTCCTAAAGGGATACAATGCCTTTGGCTCAGTTCTTTGAATTACATCTAGGATAGAGGCAAGTTACTGTCCAAACTCCCCTTTCCCATCCTTACCAATGCAAAAAGGATCGAGATTTCTGTTCCACTACAATTTGAGAGATTGGGTTTGGCATGGAGAACCCAGCCTTAATTTGAGGAACTAAGGAGATCCCTGCCTCTCTCCCACCTTCTTGTCTAACAGATGAAAAGtgtgtctcttcctctcccttcctccttttggTGCATAGCGAACCAGGACTTCCTGACAGTGAAACTGTAGTGGGTAGGGGGAAGGGTGGCCCAAAGGGCAACACTGGATTCATCCCCAAAGCCTAAAAATAACCCTGCCAACTCCTTCAGGAGGCTCTCCTGGCCACCCACCACGCACACCCCCACGCTCCACCCAGTGTAACCAGAcacaggcagggaggagggctTCTGGCCTCCTAAAGTTAGACATGGTCAGCTCAGCAATTTTGTTCTGCTCATACGTATGGGCCAATGGCAGACActcctgcccctggccccatGTAGGCATCTATTTTCACTCTCCCCTGGCTGcttgggaaagatggagggggaagaaaggaaatggaGAAGATCCCCTCCTCCTCAGCTGTAACATCTTGTGCCTGGCCCCTCTCCAATCCCTACTTCTTTTTGGATAATGACCCTGACTAAGGGATGTTGGGCCTTAATGGATGGTTTCAGTCCCTGCATCTCTGGCCCTTAGACTGACACTTTAAATATACAAATGGCTCAAGAAGAGATGGCTATAAAAATTCACTTACCTCTTTCTAGGGTTGCCAGATTTTTGCACATACACAAGAATCACAGGAcaccagttaaatttgaatttcagatacacAACAATAGTTTTTTAGTACAAATATGCCTACGTATTACGTGGGACATATTTAGATATAAGAAAGTATCCATCgtgtatctgaaattcaaatttaactcggttaaaaaaaaaatttttaactgggtatcctttattttctaatttaatttttatgtccCAAATATTTCATGGGACACACTTATACTAGAAAATTATTgtgtatctgaaattcaaatttaaatatcttcaatttttgactgtgctgcgtggcttgtgggatcttagttccccaaccaagaagGGAATccaggcccctggcagtgaaagcaccaagtcctaactactggaccaccagggaattccctaagtgtcttcaatttaaaaaaaaagttacatccCAAATATTGTGAGATATATGTTACAAAAAAACTATCTGTGTGTATCTcaactttatttttgtaattgaagtagagttgatttatgtATAGATTATACACCATTTAAAGGCATTATAAAATACTGCCTTTATTTCCTGTGCTATAAATATATCTCTATAGCTTGTTTAGTGTGTATCTCAAATTTAAAACATAGGACTGGGCATCCTGTGTTTTATCTGGCAATCCTATCTTTAATACTTAACCATACTGGGAAGGAATTTTCTCCCTGAAGGTGTGGTACTCCTCACCCTGCTTCACCAGTTCTAAGATACAAATTTAGTTTCAGGGGTGGGTCGTAATTCACCCTGCATCTATTGGAGGCATGCTATATCAGAGGGGTTAATGAGTTTATAAATTTGCAGGGAGGGGAAGTTGATAATATTTTGGAAACTCTGGGCCTGCCAAGAAGCTGTCAGAAGAGGCACTAGGCTTCGAGAGCTGTAGAGTTCTGAACTCACCATTGAGCTGTCAGAGAAGACATCAGGGTGGTTTTCATAGATAAACTTCTCCACACGCAACTGCCTCAGTTTGAACATCTTGGAGCCCCGGTTAGTGAGCAGCGACAGCTCCTCCAGCATCACATCCCTTGGGACACTGATCTTCTTGCCCAGGTTCAGGCCCGAGCTCTCTTGTCCACCTttcagggaggtggggaggcagagacaagggaaagaggaaagtggGGTTTTCTAGTTCCAAATGCAGCTGCCATCCACAActaggcgtgtgtgtgtgtcccagtaGAGACCACTGAGGGAAGCAGATGCTGCCTCTGATGTCTGGTTCAATTCTGTCTAGTTTATGAGGGATTTTGATTTCCTGGGTTTGGAGTTGGGAGAGAATGCATGGGAAATGGGGCGCAGAGGGGAAGACGGGGAATACTAAAGTGGCCTGGAGAGGGTACATGGTGTAACAGAAGTATGGGGTATACGGCAAAAGAGTAAAGAAACATCATAGGTGGAGAACACTGAGGAAGCCATAGCATGGGGGGAAGCCCAAAGGCCACCTCTAAATATAGACTCCTGTCTCaactcctttcccttctcttcctctcatAAACTCTGGCTGCAAACAGCCTCTCGGTATTAGGAGAGCTCATCTACCCCCAGGAAAAATGCCCAAGGAATTTCCCGTTTTAAGTGCTCAGACAAAGCTCTTTAGTTCTggggaaagaaggaaattaagCACTTATTGAGACCTTACTCTGTGCCAGTCTGCATCATATATATTTTCTCCTCAAACACACCTCATTGACCTGTGGGTCCTGTTGTCTTGGACCTGTGCTGGGTAACATGGCAGGGATATTACTGTCTCAGATTACAAGGTGAAAAGGGTGGAAGGGGGAGTAGTCAGTATTGAattctttcttgttctttcttctccccccacccccgcaaaccccaccaccaccccaaattcctctTGTCTCTTCCTATCTCTTCACCTTAAGACATATACAACCTTATgatatttctggaactcttgggCCAGAGGTATTGTTACTAAGAAGTCCCATACTAGGTAGATGCGAACATGCCATACCTCCAGTGAGTTCCATGATCAGCTTGCTGGATTTCCTCTTCTTATTGGGGGCCGGGGTCCCTGAGAGTGGCATTGTGGAGGTGGATGGAGCCTGGACAGGGTGGGAAGGGGAAGCTGAAGGATGCACAGGGTCTAGAGTGAGTGTCTCCAGTAAGGTACTGCTTATGGACTTCAGGAAAAACATTTCATTAGATTTTTCAGagaaaaaggcttccctggtagctcagagagtaaacagtctgtctgcaatgcaggagacctgggttcgatccc
Above is a genomic segment from Dama dama isolate Ldn47 chromosome 15, ASM3311817v1, whole genome shotgun sequence containing:
- the MYOZ1 gene encoding myozenin-1 produces the protein MPLSGTPAPNKKRKSSKLIMELTGGGQESSGLNLGKKISVPRDVMLEELSLLTNRGSKMFKLRQLRVEKFIYENHPDVFSDSSMDHFQKFIPTVGGQLGTAGQGFSYSKSSAGGQAGRSGSAGQFGSDQQHHRQGSGSGSGPGSGGAGGPGGHAGRGGAAGTAGVGETGTDNQAGGDGKHVTVFKTYISPWEKAMGVDPQQKVELGIDLLAYGAKAELPKYKSFNRTAMPYGGYEKASKRMTFQMPKFDLGPLLSEPLVLYNQNLSNRPSFNRTPIPWLSSGEPVDYNVDISIPLDGETEEL